Proteins from a single region of Ziziphus jujuba cultivar Dongzao chromosome 1, ASM3175591v1:
- the LOC125420273 gene encoding triphosphate tunnel metalloenzyme 3 translates to MPLRVEEELRHACVAQPENLSSKECGILKRLKEEFWGFEVCGANVRDVYEWNDLKLEVDKILYEFGTNHEIECETSDLEGVKKVLEEFLKENGIQYSFTYGPQSLQFFYPRSFHSW, encoded by the exons ATGCCTT TGCGAGTTGAGGAGGAGCTAAGGCATGCCTGTGTCGCCCAACCAGAGAATCTTTCGTCAAAGGAGTGTGGGATCTTGAAGAGGTTGAAGGAGGAATTTTGGGGTTTTGAAGTTTGTGGGGCAAATGTGAGGGATGTGTATGAGTGGAATGACTTGAAATTGGAGGTTGATAAGATTCTATATGAGTTTGGAACTAATCATGAGATTGAGTGTGAAACTAGTGATCTCGAAGGAGTCAAGAAGGTGCTTGAGGAGTTCTTGAAGGAGAATGGAATCCAATATTCTTTTACTTACGGGCCCCAAAGTTTGCAG